GATGGCGGCCAGCAGGTAGTCGGCAGTGTAGAGGCCGCGCTCGCCGCCGCACACCCAATGCACTTCCACTCTGCCTTCCTGATTGAGTTTGACTTCGGTTTGTTTGGGATCAACGTTCAAATGCAGCGGCAGCTCTTCGCCGAAAACGGCTTTGGCTTCGGCCAGCACCACGGGGTCGGTGATGCCGCCCAATGTGCTGCCCGTGCCGAAGACGGCGGTTTTCACGCCCAAGCGGTGCAGGGCTTGGCCGAGTTCCAGGCCGATGACGCCGGGGCCGAACACGGCCACGCTCCCGGGCAGGGTGTTCCAAGAGAATACGTCATCGTTGGTAATCAGTTTGCCGCCCAGCGTTTCCCATTGGGGCAGGATAACGGGGCGCGAGCCGGTGGCGATCACGATGCGGCCGGCTTGGATTTGGGTGTGGTTGTCGATTTGGACGGTGTGTTCGTCAATGAATCTGGCGTTGCCCATGATGCGTTTGGCGGCCGGCCATGCTTCTACATCGCTGACCACGAAGCCGACAAAACGGTCGCGTTCGGATTTCACGCGTGCCATCACTTCTTCGCCGTTAACGGTGATGCTGTTTTTGTCTAAATGAATGCCGAACGGGGTGGTGTGCAGGGCATGGTGGCGCGCTTCGGCAGCGGCAATCAGCAGTTTGGAGGGCATACAGCCGACGCGGGCGCAGGTGGTGCCGAAAGCGCGGCCTTCGATCAGGTAAACATTTTCGGTGTGGAGGCGGGCATTGCGGAATGCGGCCATGCCGGCGGTGCCGCCGCCGATAACCGCAACGTCTGCTTGAAGTTGTTTCATGGAGTTGTCCTTTGGAGGTGCCGTTTCAGACGGCCTTTAGACGGGTGTAACAAAATTTAAATCGATTCGGAGCCGGAAACGGTTTTGCCGGTTTGCGTCAATCCGCTGTTTTTTCAGACGGCCTAGATGGTGTCGGATCCGTCTGAATATTGGAAATGTGCCGTTACGGTTGGATAACGGAGCGTTTCTGGCCGGTACCGGAACCGCAGACGGCTGCGGGTTATTTGGAGAGAAACATTTCGAGCGCTTCGCTGCCGCCGATGTATTTGCCGCCGACAAACACTTGCGGAACAGAGGTTTTGCCGGTGATGGCGCGCAGCGAAACGGTGGTGGCATCTTTGCCCAAAACGATTTCTTCGTAATCCAACCCTTTATTTTTAAGAAGTTTTTTGGCTTTGGTGCAGAAGGCGCAGCCGGGCTTGGTGAAGATGGAAACGGATTCTTGCTGTTTCCAGCCGGGGTCGATGAATTTCAGCATGGTGTCGGCATCGGAAACTTCGAAGGGGTCGTCTTCTTTTTCAGGCTCGATAAACATTTTTTCGATTTTGCCGTTGTCCACCAGCATAGAATAACGCCAGGAGCGGTTGCCGAAGCCCGCGTCTTCGTGGCTCACCAGCATACCCATGCCTTTGGTGAATTCGCCGTTGCCGTCGGGAACAACGGTGATGTTTTCGGCTTTCTGGTCGGCCAGCCAGGCGTTCATCACGAAAGTGTCGTTTACCGATATGCACAGAATGCTGTCGATGCCGCGCGCTTTAAATTCATCGGCCAGCTCGTTGTAGCGCGGGAGGTGGGTGGAAGAGCAGGTGGGGGTGAATGCGCCGGGCAGCGAGAACACCACGACTTTTTTGCCCTTAAACAGATCATCGGTGGAAACGTCTCTCCAAGAATCGCCTGTGCGGGTGTGGAACACAACGCCGGGAACGTGTTGGCCGGTGCGGTCTGCTAATGCCATTTTGAACTCCTGAGCAATGGTAATATTGATAAATAAGGGTATTGGAAATGATAGGGGGCGCATTCTACGCCCTTCGTGTTGGTTTGGATAGCTTGCGGTTCAGGCAGCCTGGGCGGGGTTGGCCGTTTGAAGCATGGGAATAAAAAAACAAAATGTTAAGCCGGCTGCTGATGCCGGAGCGTTTGCCGGCCTGTTTGGAATGTAGGGGTGAAACGGTTGTGCGCCGGCGGCCAAATGTTTCAGACGGCCTTCGGGAAAGTGGGGGGAAGGCCGTCTGAAAGCCGGAAAATATGGGAGGAAAACAGAGCAGCCCCTTTTGCGGCGGCAATCATCCTTATCGGCATTCGGGGCGGCCTTCAACATGGCCGAGATAACCGGGCCATCCCGAGACATGGCGCAACTGTTTGAAAACACGGTAAGGCTTTGCAGAAAACGTTGAACAGCTTTCGTGGGGCGGTTTAACGTTGCGCCAGCACGCGGGCTGCCGTATCCACCACCGCCTGCGTTTGCGGGTCGATTTCGACATTTACCGCATCGCCCGCGCGGCGGCTGCCGAACAGCGTGCGCTGCAGGGTTTCGGGTATCAGGTGCACATTGAACTCGCCATCGGTTACGCTGCCGATGGTGAGGCTGCAACCGTCCAAGCCCACGAAGCCTTTGGTAAGGATATAGGGTTTTAATTCGGGCGGTAGCGCGAGCCATAGGGTGCGGTTGTGCGCACTCTTTTCGATGCGGGTAACGGTGGTGGTGGCGATGATGTGGCCGCTCATCAGATGGCCGCCGATTTCATCGCCGAAGCGGGCGGCACGCTCGAGATTGACGGCGCTGCCCACGCTGAGTGCGCCGAGGTTGGTTTTGGCCAGCGTTTCGCCCATCAGGTCGAAGTCTGCCAGCCTGCCGTTGATTTTGGTGACGGTAAGGCAGCAGCCGTTGTTGGCAACAGAAGCGCCGGTTTGCAGATTGTGCGCCATTTCTTCGGGCAGCTCGACTGTGTAGGTGCGAAAATCGGGAGAGGGCGCGTGCACGGCAGCGATACGCCCCATGCCCTGAACGATGCCGGTAAACATAAGTTTTTCTTTCCTTTAGATAATAAATAGAATAGGCCGTCTGAAAGCAAAGGTTTCAGGTTTTCAGACGGCCTTATTGGGTTTTCAAGCGATAACGGCTGCGCCTGAGAGGCCGATAAACAAACCGGCAATCACCGCGCTCATCAAGTTGGAGAGCGAGCCGGCCGCCACCGCTTTGAGGCCGAGGCGCGCGACATCTTTGCGGCGGTTGGGTGCCATAATGCTCAGGCCGCCCACCAGCACGGCGATAGAACCCAGATTGGCGAAGCCGCACAAGGCAAATGAGATAACCGCCTGTGTGTTTTCGCTCAGTTTAACCGCCGACTCGGGGCTTAAATATTTCACAAATTCAGAATACGCTACAAATTCGTTCACTACCACTTTCTGCCCGATTAGCGAGCCGGCGATGCTCGCTTCGTGCCACGGCACGCCGATTACCCATGCTAGCGGCGCAAACAGCCAGCCCAAAATGGCCTGCAGGGTCAGACCCTCGTAACCGAACCAGCCCGCCACGCCGCCGATGATGCCGTTGAGCATGGCGATTAAGGCCACGAATGCCAGCAGCGATGCGCCCACCGCCAGGGCAATCTGCGCGCCCGTTACTGCGCCGCCCGCCGCCGCATCAATCACGTTGGCGGGTTTTTCTTCTGCATCGGCGGCGGTGTCGATTTCCGCTTCGGTTTGCGGTTTTTCGGTTTCCGGCACCAACAGTTTGGCAAACAGCAGGCCGCCGGGGGCGGCCATAAACGAAGCGGCAATCAGGTAGGGCAGGGGCACGCCCATCTGCGCGTAGCCGCCCAACACCGAGCCGGCCACCGAAGCCAGGCCGCCGCTCATCACAGCAAAGAGCTCCGATTCGGTCATGTTGCGGATATAGGGGCGCACCACCAGCGGCGCTTCGGTCTGCCCCACAAAAATATTGGCCGCCGCCGACATCGATTCGGCTTTTGACGTGCCCAACACCTTTTGCAGAAACCCGCCGATGATTTTAATCAGAATCTGCATCACGCCGATGTAATACAGCACCGCCACCAGCGATGAAAAAAACACAATCATCGGCAACACGCGCAGGGCAAACACAAAACCGCCGCCGCCGAACACTTCAAACATTTTGTCCGACACTAACCCGCCAAACAAAAAGCCCACGCCGTCGCCGCCGTAGGCAATCACCCTGCCCACCGCGTCCGACACCGCCGAAAGGCCGTCCCGCCCCCACGGCACATACAGCACCAGTGCACCCAAAGCCACCTGGATTAGCAGCGCACCCGCCACCGTGCGGATATTGATGGCTTTGCGGTTGGTGGAGAGCAACACCGCAATGGCAACCAGCACTGCCATACCCAGCAAACTGTTTAAAATGCCCATTGCGCTTTCCTTTGTTGAAGAAGTGCAGGCATTATAAAGGAGCGCGTAATAGAGATGGCAGAATTTTCAGACGGCCGACAAGCGGGGTGGGTTGAAAATGACCGGGCAGCGGAGTCGCCGGCCGGAATAGATTCAGCGGATCCATTTCATTTCCGTTACGGCATTGTCTGCGGCTTGCCGCCGTGCCGGAAATAAATCGGATTCGGCATGGTGTAAACGTTTCCGTTGCCGGTTCAGTGGTTTGCAGGGCCTTTTTCTCTGTGTTGGGGCGGGGCGATGCCGTGTTATTTTAAATTTAATCCGCCGCATAAAGCTTTTGACCCATGCCGGAATTGGGATAAGATAAGGCCGTCTGAACACACTTTTGAGAGAAAGAGCAAATATGGCTTACCATTTTACCCTGCCTTCCAGCGCCGGCCGTGATTTCGTTTCTGCCGAACATCTGCCGCTGGTGGTGTATTTTTACCCCAAAGACAGCACGCCCGGCTGCACCACAGAAGGCTTGGATTTCAATGCCCGCCTGGCACAGTTTGAAGCATTGGGCTATACCGTGGCCGGCATTTCGCGCGATAGTGTGAAGTCGCATCAGAATTTTTGTGCCAAACAGGGTTTTCAGTTTGAATTGTTGAGCGATACTGATGAAAGCGTGTGCAGAATGTTTGACGTGATCAAACTGAAGAAACTTTACGGCAGGGAATCGTTGGGCATCGAACGCAGCACTTTCGTGCTCGGCGGCAACGGTGAAATTATCCGCGAATGGCGCAAGGTCAAAGTGGCCGGCCATGCGCAGGAAGTGCTGGAAGCCCTGCAAAACAACCCGTAGCACGCCAATGGCTCCCGGTTGGGAAAATATCATCTTTCAGACGGCCTAAACAGCTGTTTGAAAGATTGAAACGGTTAAAACCGGTTTGTTTAAAACCAATCAATTCAATTGTAATTTAATAATGTTTGTTAAAAACTTCCCGCTTGCGCGGCATTGTTTCCAAACGCATCATTACCTAACCGTATCCCTGAATCCGCAAATCCAAATTAATAAAGATTAACTTATAATCAAGCTAAATATTTTAATTAAAAAATATAATTTAAAAAATTAACGTTTGTTTAATCAAACTAATATTAAAAGTGGGGCTGTCCTAGATAACTAGAACAAATCCTGCTTTACTAATTGTTTTAAAATAGAAATTTGAAATTTTATCTCACTGTTGTTAAAACGCCATTCACACTCTTTCAAATACAGTTCCAAATGCTCTTTGGGAATGCCGTTAAACTTGCGTAAATGGCGTTTTGCTTGGTTCCAAAAGTTCTCAATTCCGTTAATGTGATTTTGTCGCTCAGCAAAATGTGTGCTGTGATTGATCCGAAAATGTGAAAATTCGCTCACATCAAGAACGTCATAACTTTTGTAACAATCGGTATAAACAATGCTATCAGGCTTCACTTGCTCGCGGATAATTGGCAATAAAGTCGCAGTTTGTGTATTGGGTACGGCAACGGTGTAAACCTTACCATTACGCTTCAAAAGCCCGAATACAGCCACTTTGCCAGCCGCACCGCGACCACGTTTGCCTTTGCGTTGTCCGCCAAAATAGCTTTCATCAACTTCTACTTCACCATCAAGCATTTCCAGATGCGGGCTGTTGTGATAGATAAGTAAGCGCAAACGGTGGAAGTAATAGGCAGCGGTATTTTTATTGACGCTAACTAATTGCGCCGCTGTGCGGGCGGTAACACCTGCAACAAATAGTTCAATCAGTTTGTTTTGCTTGTACTGACTTAAACGACTTTTTCTCATAGGG
This genomic interval from Neisseria musculi contains the following:
- a CDS encoding dihydrolipoyl dehydrogenase; this translates as MKQLQADVAVIGGGTAGMAAFRNARLHTENVYLIEGRAFGTTCARVGCMPSKLLIAAAEARHHALHTTPFGIHLDKNSITVNGEEVMARVKSERDRFVGFVVSDVEAWPAAKRIMGNARFIDEHTVQIDNHTQIQAGRIVIATGSRPVILPQWETLGGKLITNDDVFSWNTLPGSVAVFGPGVIGLELGQALHRLGVKTAVFGTGSTLGGITDPVVLAEAKAVFGEELPLHLNVDPKQTEVKLNQEGRVEVHWVCGGERGLYTADYLLAAIGRRPNTDNIGLENLNIELDGRGAPKAHPLTMQTSIPHIFIAGDASNQLPLLHEAADQGKIAGDNAGRYPDIANGLRRSPIGVVFTDPQIATVGLRYARVLERYPNPECVVIGEVSFRNQGRSRVMRVNKGHMRIYAEQGSGLFLGAEIAGPAAEHLAHLLAWAHQQKMTVPQMLDMPFYHPVIEEGLRTALRDAHSKLKPGRVHTECRRV
- a CDS encoding glutathione peroxidase, which encodes MALADRTGQHVPGVVFHTRTGDSWRDVSTDDLFKGKKVVVFSLPGAFTPTCSSTHLPRYNELADEFKARGIDSILCISVNDTFVMNAWLADQKAENITVVPDGNGEFTKGMGMLVSHEDAGFGNRSWRYSMLVDNGKIEKMFIEPEKEDDPFEVSDADTMLKFIDPGWKQQESVSIFTKPGCAFCTKAKKLLKNKGLDYEEIVLGKDATTVSLRAITGKTSVPQVFVGGKYIGGSEALEMFLSK
- a CDS encoding riboflavin synthase subunit alpha; this translates as MFTGIVQGMGRIAAVHAPSPDFRTYTVELPEEMAHNLQTGASVANNGCCLTVTKINGRLADFDLMGETLAKTNLGALSVGSAVNLERAARFGDEIGGHLMSGHIIATTTVTRIEKSAHNRTLWLALPPELKPYILTKGFVGLDGCSLTIGSVTDGEFNVHLIPETLQRTLFGSRRAGDAVNVEIDPQTQAVVDTAARVLAQR
- a CDS encoding NupC/NupG family nucleoside CNT transporter, giving the protein MGILNSLLGMAVLVAIAVLLSTNRKAINIRTVAGALLIQVALGALVLYVPWGRDGLSAVSDAVGRVIAYGGDGVGFLFGGLVSDKMFEVFGGGGFVFALRVLPMIVFFSSLVAVLYYIGVMQILIKIIGGFLQKVLGTSKAESMSAAANIFVGQTEAPLVVRPYIRNMTESELFAVMSGGLASVAGSVLGGYAQMGVPLPYLIAASFMAAPGGLLFAKLLVPETEKPQTEAEIDTAADAEEKPANVIDAAAGGAVTGAQIALAVGASLLAFVALIAMLNGIIGGVAGWFGYEGLTLQAILGWLFAPLAWVIGVPWHEASIAGSLIGQKVVVNEFVAYSEFVKYLSPESAVKLSENTQAVISFALCGFANLGSIAVLVGGLSIMAPNRRKDVARLGLKAVAAGSLSNLMSAVIAGLFIGLSGAAVIA
- a CDS encoding peroxiredoxin, giving the protein MAYHFTLPSSAGRDFVSAEHLPLVVYFYPKDSTPGCTTEGLDFNARLAQFEALGYTVAGISRDSVKSHQNFCAKQGFQFELLSDTDESVCRMFDVIKLKKLYGRESLGIERSTFVLGGNGEIIREWRKVKVAGHAQEVLEALQNNP
- a CDS encoding IS1595 family transposase; this encodes MRKSRLSQYKQNKLIELFVAGVTARTAAQLVSVNKNTAAYYFHRLRLLIYHNSPHLEMLDGEVEVDESYFGGQRKGKRGRGAAGKVAVFGLLKRNGKVYTVAVPNTQTATLLPIIREQVKPDSIVYTDCYKSYDVLDVSEFSHFRINHSTHFAERQNHINGIENFWNQAKRHLRKFNGIPKEHLELYLKECEWRFNNSEIKFQISILKQLVKQDLF